In the Arthrobacter sp. CDRTa11 genome, GATGGTGGGCAGCGGCGATCCCGACGGCTACGACCGCGTGACCCTGCGCCGCGCCACCACCATTGCCGGACTGGGCACTGCACCAGAGGTCACCATCTGGGACGAGAACACCTCTGCGCTCAACAGGTACGTCTGGGCGCCCGAGCTGCACAAGGTGGGTGACAGCTGGTACATGTTCTTCACCGCCAGTGTGGACGGCAGCGTGTGGAGCATCCGGCCTGTGGTGCTGAAACTGGACGGCACGGACCTGATGGACCGGAGCAAGTGGCGCGAACTGGGCCGGATGAAGCCCGCCGCCGGCGACACGGAGGCATTCCGCGGCTTCTCGCTGGACATGACGTACTTCGAGAATGCCGGCAAGCATTACGTCGTCTGGGCCGAAAAGCCCGGTGCCTCCACGCTGCGGATGGCCACCATCGACCCCGCCGACCCCTCCCAGCTGACCAGCAAATCCATCCTGCTCTCCACGCCCACCATGGCGTGGGAGAAGAACGCCGGCCAGTCCGTGGACGAGGGCCCGGCCGTTATCAAGAAGGACGGGAAGGTGTTCATCACCTTCTCGGCGGCCACCGTGGACGCGGCCTACTGCGTCGGGCTGCTGTCCGCCGCCGAGGGCTCCGACCTGATGAACCCATCAGTCTGGACCAAGAACCCGTACCCGATCCTGCAGACCGCTGACGTTCCCGGCCAGGCCGGCCCGGGCCACAACTCCTTCACGGTGGACGAGTACGGCAACCCGGTGATCGTGTTCCACTCGCGGACCATTGGGGAAGTTTCCGGGCCGGGCGACCAGGGCGACGGCGGACTGTTCGATCCGGGCCGGCATGCGCGGGCGGCAACTGTTCACTTCGCGGCCGACGGCCAGCCGATCCTGAACATGGCTCCGGCCGAAGAGCTCGCGGACCAGTTCAAGAATGTGCAGGTCAAGGTTGTCGTGCCGGATTCAGCGGCGCCCGTGCTGACCGCCGGACTGAACCCTGCTGATCCCACCGGCAGCAACGGCTGGTACACCGGGGACGTTGCCCTGGTGGCTTCCGCCACCGACGATTCGGCCGTGACCATCGAATACAGGGTCGACGGCGGTGCCTGGCTGCCGTACTCGGCCGCCGTCGGCTTCGGCGAAGGCAGCTCCACTGTAGAGGTCCGGGCCACAGACGCGGCCGGACATCAGTCAGCGGTCACCACCCTTGACGTCCGGCGCGACGTGACGCCACCGCAGGTTTCGGCGGCGTTCGACGATCAGGGCGGCACCTCGCTTGGCCCTGTGGTGGTGACGCTGTCCGGCAGCGACGCCGCCGGAGGTTCAGGGCTGGCTGCCATAGAATATTCGCTCGACGGCGGTCCGTGGACCACGTACACGGCACTGTTCCCGGTTTCCGGGGCGGGCAGCCACGCCTTGGCCTACCGGGCCACTGACGGTGCAGGCAACGCCTCGGCGGACAAGACAGCGACGGTCACCATCGCCGCACCTGATACCACCGCGCCGGTGCTCACCGTGGCCGTCGCTCCCGACGCGCCGGACGGGTCCAACGGGTGGTGGAAGTCAACGGTAAGCGTTACGGCCTCGGCTTCGGATGACAGCGGGGTGGCGCCCCTGATCGAAGCCAGCCGCGACGGTGGCCTCACCTGGGACGTGTTCGCCCCCGTGCAGCTGAATGACTCAAGCCCGGCGCTGAAGGTCCGCGCCGTGGATGCGGCCGGCAATATGTCCGCAGTCGTGGACCGGGAGATCAGGATCGATACCGTGGTTCCCTCGGCGTCAGCGGTGGTGGACAGTGCGGCCCGCACGGTCGCCGTCAACGGTGCCGACGCGGATCCAGGTTCCGGTGTGGCCGGCCTCGAGTACCGGGTCAACAACGCTGAGCCGTGGACGTCGTCGGCCGGTGCCAGCACAACGGTGACGGTGGGTGACGGTGCCGCCACGGTGGAGTACCGGGCGGTGGACACGGCGGGCAATGTGAGCCCCGCCCAGTCCGCACTGGTGCCGGCGAAGGCGGCGCCCAAGGCGGCAGTGACCCTGACCTCCAGTGGCCAGCCATCCGCGGAGGGGTGGTACGCCAAGGACGTCAGCGTGGCGATCACCGCGCCTTCAGGGACGGCAGCCGAGTACCGCCTTGACGGCGGTGCCTGGCAGGCGGCGGCCCAGCCGTTCACCATTTCGGCGTCCGGCCCGCATACCGTTGACCACCGGCTGTTGACGGGCAGCGTGGTGATAGGCGGCTCGGCCGGCAGCGTGGCGGTGAAGATTGACAAGATCGTGCCGACGACGGCGGCCGTCACCTCTCCGGCCTCGGGCACCGGCACTCCGCGGAACCCGGTGACAGTGATGTTCTCGGCCCAGGATTCGCTGTCAGGCGTCGCCAGGATCGAATACCGGCTCAACCTCGGGGCGTGGACCACCATAGCGGCGGGCTCGCCGCTGACCATCGCCACCCGCGGCGACTACGTGGTCAGCTACCGGTCCTTCGACGAGGCCGGTAACGCAGACAGGATCCGCACCACATCGGTGAAGATCACGCCGGATGTGGCACCGTCGCTGAAGGCCAGCGCCGGAACGGTCAAGCCCGGCGGCTCGCTGACGTTCACGGTGGCCGGCTTCGACCGCTGGGACCAGGTTGTCCTCTCGGCCGGAGCCACCAACCTGGGCACCGTTTTCACCGATGTGAAGGGAACCGGAAAAGTCACCCTTCAGATTCCCGTGACTACTCCGTTGGGGTCGCTGACCATCAAGGCAACCGGGAGCGACGGGGAGCCGGTGGCAACAGTCAGCGTCACTGTGAAGAGGTGAGCGCAGGAGTGGCCTGCCGCTAACAAAAGCGAGGGGAGAGGGGTATGCGGCAGCGCCGCATGCCCCACTTTCCGTTCGCTGGATTTTCCGTTCGCTGGGCAGACTGGCTAGCCGGAAGACCCTGAAGGACGTTGAGGCGATCCGCTGGAAGCGCGGGGGATCAGCGTTGGCATGGATTTGCGGATGTGCGGCTCCCTGCCAGGGTTCACGATGAGGTCGATGGCGTTGCCGGCAATCTGGTCCAAGGGTACGCGTACCGACGACAGGGGAGTAGCGAGCCGTGACGACAGGGGGATGTCGTTGTAACCCACCAGGGCCAGATCCTTCCCAACGGTGACCTGGTAGCGGTGGGCTGCGGCGATGACTCCCATCGCAAGGTTGTCGTTGGCGGCGAAAATGGCGGTGGGACGCCTTTTCGCACTTTCGCCCAGGAGTGCTTCGCCGGCTGAGTATCCGTGTTCGATGCCGTAGCCGGCGGCCAGCAGCCAGCTTTCCTGCGGCGAAATCTGCGCTTCGGCCAGGGCGCGGCGTGCCCCGGCGAGACGGGCGATTCCGGTGGAGGTAAAGGACGGGCCGGTCGCCACCGCGATGTCTTGGTGTCCGAGGTCGATGAGGTGCCGAACGGCAAGGTATCCGCCTACTTCGTCATCCCCGAGCGCCGAAGGGCTGACCCCATCCGTGCGGAGCACCAATGCGTGGGCAACCCCCCGCTGCCGCAGGAGCTTAGGCAGTTCGTCGTCAAGGCGGGCCGTGGCCAGGATCAGCCCGTCCACGTTGCGGTCAAGCAGGGTCTCCGCGGCCCGCCGTTCGTCATCGGGGTCATCCCCGCTGGTGGCCACCATGGCGAAATAGCCGCGGTCCGAGGCCGCGCGCTCCAGTTCCTCGAACATCAGGGCCATCACGGTGTCGCTGAGGCGGGGGACCAACACTCCCAGCGTCCTCGTCTCACCCCGGCGCAGGCTCGACGCGAAGGAGTTTCGGCGGTAGCCCAGTTCCTCGGCCACCTTCCGGACGTGGACGGCAGCAGCGGAGCGCGGCGCCGTGCCCCTTTCGTCCAGGGCACGGCTCGCAGTGGAAAGGCTCACGCCGCTGGCGGCAGCAACATCCCTCAGTGTGACGTTCGTGCCGGGGGCAGCCGGTTCCATACGTGTTCTCCTGTTCGCGATCGTCCTAGAAGACACTCTATTTCCTCCTTGGTCGGCAGCAGGCCCTTGACAGTGAGCTGGAGCACGTCGCACAATGAAAACGTTCCCGCAAACGTTCTCACCTTATCGCGGGGAGAACGACCAACAAAGACAGAGGAAGCTCTCATGACCATCGATCTCCGCGGGCTTGTACCCGCACCCGTAACCCCGTTCAACCGCGACGGCAGCGTCGACGTCGACGCTATCCACCGCCTCGGCGGATGGCTGGCAAGCGTTGAGGGTGTCAAGGGCCTCGTAGTCCTTGGCCACGCCGGCGAAGGAACCTTCCTGACCCAGGACGAGCAGGCGCTTGTCATCCGCGAGTTCAAGAACGCCGTCAACGGCGAAATCCCGATCATCGCCGGCATTACGGGAGAGGGCAACACCGTCGCTGCCCTTGAGGCCAAGCGCGCAGTCGACGCCGGTGCCGAGGCCGGCCTGGTCTACCCGTCACACGGCTGGCTCCGCTTTGGATACCAGCAGGGCGCACCGCAGACCCGCTACAAGGAAATCTACGAAACGTCCGGGCTCCCGCTGATCCTCTTCCAGTACCCGGACGCCACCAAAGCCACCTATGACCTGGAAACCCAGCTTGAGATTGCGGGCCAGGAAGGCGTCTTCGCCACCAAGAACGGCGTCCGGAACATGAAGCGCTGGGACACCGAAATCCCGGTCCTGCGCGCCACTTATCCGGACCTGCAGATCCTTACCTGCCATGACGAGTACCTGCTGCACACCATGTTCGATGTGGACGGTGCACTGGTTGGTTACGGCGGACTCGCACCCGAGCCGCTGGTTGAGCTCATCGCCGCCGGCAAGGCGAAGGACTATGCAGCCGCCCGTGCCATCCACGACCGCCTGCTGCCGGTGACCAAGAACGTCTACCACCGCGGATCGCATATGGAAGGCACCGTAGCCCTGAAGGAAGGGCTTGTTGCACGCGGCATTCTGGATCACGCCACCGTCCGTCCGCCGCTGCTTCCCCTGGCACCCGGCGCCGGCGATGAAATCGCACTTGCCCTCAGGTCAGCAAACCTGGGCACCGTCACCGTTCCTGCCTAAGGCCTCCTGCACAACCACCTCCACATGGCGCCTCTTGTTTGAGGCCTCTGCAGGACCCCGATGGATGGCGGACAAGCCGTCCGCCATCCATCGCCACAACGTTTTCTCTCCACCATCGGTCAACGACGACCCCCAGCAATGCCGCTGGAGAAGGAGTACTCGCAATGAGCGAGCAGAATAAGACCATCCCCTCACCGGATAAGCAACGAGGACACATGGTCGCGCACGAAGACAACGCAGCCCTGGCTGCGCCTGCCAAGCGCAGGACGTTCCTTGGTTATCTGGCGCTGATGGGGCCGGCGTTTGTGGTGGGAGCCTGGCAGTTCGGGCCCGGCAACCTCACCACCGCCGTCCAGGCTGGCAGCCGCTTCGACTACAGCCTGGTCTGGGTTATCGCCGTCTCCACCGTCCTGATGATCTTCTTCACGGACATGAGTGTCCGGCTGGGGATCGTGACGCCCACCTCGCTGATCGCCTCCATCAAAGACCACCTGGGTAAATGGGTGGGTGTCCTCGCCGGCTTCGGCGTCTTTGGCATCACGCTGATGTTCTCCGTCGGCAACGCCGTCGGCTCCGGCCTTGGTCTCTCCCTGATCTTCGGCGGCTCCCCGG is a window encoding:
- a CDS encoding LacI family DNA-binding transcriptional regulator, whose protein sequence is MEPAAPGTNVTLRDVAAASGVSLSTASRALDERGTAPRSAAAVHVRKVAEELGYRRNSFASSLRRGETRTLGVLVPRLSDTVMALMFEELERAASDRGYFAMVATSGDDPDDERRAAETLLDRNVDGLILATARLDDELPKLLRQRGVAHALVLRTDGVSPSALGDDEVGGYLAVRHLIDLGHQDIAVATGPSFTSTGIARLAGARRALAEAQISPQESWLLAAGYGIEHGYSAGEALLGESAKRRPTAIFAANDNLAMGVIAAAHRYQVTVGKDLALVGYNDIPLSSRLATPLSSVRVPLDQIAGNAIDLIVNPGREPHIRKSMPTLIPRASSGSPQRPSGSSG
- a CDS encoding dihydrodipicolinate synthase family protein, producing the protein MTIDLRGLVPAPVTPFNRDGSVDVDAIHRLGGWLASVEGVKGLVVLGHAGEGTFLTQDEQALVIREFKNAVNGEIPIIAGITGEGNTVAALEAKRAVDAGAEAGLVYPSHGWLRFGYQQGAPQTRYKEIYETSGLPLILFQYPDATKATYDLETQLEIAGQEGVFATKNGVRNMKRWDTEIPVLRATYPDLQILTCHDEYLLHTMFDVDGALVGYGGLAPEPLVELIAAGKAKDYAAARAIHDRLLPVTKNVYHRGSHMEGTVALKEGLVARGILDHATVRPPLLPLAPGAGDEIALALRSANLGTVTVPA